In one Candidatus Zixiibacteriota bacterium genomic region, the following are encoded:
- the rlmD gene encoding 23S rRNA (uracil(1939)-C(5))-methyltransferase RlmD: MTNRIVQLEVEDLAFDGKAVAHLDGKVVFLKGGLPGETVRAEIFRSKPRYEEGVVREILTRSAHRVPAPCTHFDYCGGCTWQDLEYRQQLAFKKKQVNDCLRHLGALESVSIGDVVGSGELFNYRNKMEFSFHVAGDNGFTLGLHRRGHFDDIFQLEQCHLQSEVSNHIVRFLQDYVRRTRIPVYDVKFHHGYLRFVVVRQTKRTDQLMVNLVTNYGQFSEPDELVAQMRSAVPEITTIVHNQNGQRSNIATGEIEQILFGPGYIEEQIFDSRFRIHANSFFQTNSLQAETLYRAAFDLIAPTPEDRVLDLYCGTGAIGILIAPMVKQVTGVELVEAAIIAARENAALNDVENIEFVHGDVTAFLRNARADELAYSLIIVDPPRAGLHPKALKRLKELPIPRLLYISCNPATFARDARELVAAGFVLPRVIPVDMFPHTMHIELVGLFHRA, encoded by the coding sequence GTGACTAATCGAATCGTGCAGCTTGAGGTCGAGGACCTCGCGTTCGACGGCAAAGCGGTGGCGCATCTGGACGGGAAAGTCGTTTTTCTGAAAGGGGGCCTGCCGGGCGAAACAGTGCGGGCGGAGATATTCCGTTCCAAGCCCCGATACGAGGAAGGAGTGGTTCGGGAAATACTCACCAGGTCCGCGCATCGCGTTCCGGCACCTTGCACACATTTCGACTATTGCGGGGGGTGCACCTGGCAGGACCTGGAGTACCGGCAGCAACTGGCGTTCAAGAAAAAACAGGTGAACGATTGCCTAAGGCATCTTGGCGCGCTGGAATCCGTGTCGATCGGCGATGTGGTCGGCTCGGGGGAACTATTCAATTACCGCAACAAGATGGAGTTCTCGTTTCATGTGGCGGGTGACAATGGCTTCACGCTCGGTCTGCACCGTCGCGGCCATTTCGATGACATATTCCAGCTGGAGCAATGTCATCTCCAATCGGAGGTCTCCAACCACATCGTGAGGTTCCTGCAGGACTATGTGCGTCGCACTCGGATTCCCGTCTATGATGTCAAGTTCCATCACGGGTACCTGCGGTTTGTCGTGGTCCGGCAAACCAAACGAACCGACCAGCTCATGGTAAACCTGGTCACCAACTACGGTCAGTTTTCTGAGCCCGATGAGTTGGTGGCCCAGATGCGTTCGGCGGTGCCCGAAATCACCACCATCGTTCACAACCAGAATGGCCAGCGATCAAATATCGCTACAGGCGAGATTGAACAGATACTCTTTGGCCCGGGCTATATCGAAGAGCAGATATTCGACAGCCGCTTTCGCATCCACGCCAATTCGTTTTTTCAAACCAACAGTCTGCAGGCCGAAACGCTCTACCGTGCCGCGTTTGATCTGATCGCCCCCACGCCGGAGGATCGTGTCCTTGACCTGTACTGTGGAACCGGCGCGATTGGTATACTTATAGCCCCGATGGTGAAGCAGGTGACGGGGGTCGAACTGGTTGAGGCGGCGATCATTGCGGCGCGCGAAAACGCCGCCCTGAATGATGTCGAGAACATCGAGTTTGTCCACGGCGATGTCACCGCGTTCCTTCGGAACGCCCGGGCCGATGAGTTGGCGTACAGTCTAATCATCGTCGACCCGCCTCGGGCCGGGCTGCATCCCAAAGCACTCAAGCGGCTCAAGGAACTCCCTATCCCCAGGCTATTGTACATTTCGTGCAATCCGGCCACGTTTGCCCGCGATGCCAGGGAACTGGTGGCGGCCGGCTTTGTGCTCCCGCGTGTTATTCCAGTTGATATGTTCCCTCACACGATGCATATTGAATTGGTCGGGCTGTTTCATCGGGCGTAG